A region from the Bacillus sp. Marseille-P3661 genome encodes:
- the comGA gene encoding competence type IV pilus ATPase ComGA — MGVIETRADTLLKVATSFKASDVHVVPRQNDALIQFRIQHKLLPVETLSKNVCEKLISHFKFLAGMDIGEKRRPQNGSIQLTVGQNPVSLRLSTLPTIFQESLVIRILPQNEKTSLSTLSLFPQAIQKLFSLTLNSTGLIILTGPTGSGKTTTLYSLLHAAQQTLDCNIITLEDPIEKQIDTGCIQVQVNEKAGITYAVGLKAILRHDPDIIMVGEIRDEETAKAAIRAGLTGHLVLSTMHTKDARGAIYRLMDLGIPIKDIEQTLVCATAQRLVNLKCPYCKDGCSPYCLQLRKVNRLSIYEMLYGSNLHGVIKEAKGEKAIYNYRTLLDLKKKGIALGYLSDECIGEHYVEE, encoded by the coding sequence TTGGGTGTTATAGAGACTCGCGCAGATACGTTGCTTAAAGTTGCCACGTCATTTAAGGCTTCTGATGTACATGTTGTGCCACGACAAAACGATGCATTGATTCAGTTTAGAATTCAACACAAGCTACTACCAGTAGAGACATTATCCAAAAATGTTTGTGAAAAACTCATTTCCCACTTCAAATTTCTAGCAGGGATGGACATCGGAGAAAAACGAAGGCCGCAAAATGGTTCGATTCAGTTAACTGTTGGTCAAAACCCTGTAAGTTTACGTCTTTCAACACTGCCCACTATTTTCCAGGAAAGTTTGGTTATCCGAATTTTGCCCCAAAATGAGAAAACTTCTTTATCTACATTGTCTTTATTTCCGCAAGCTATTCAAAAACTATTCTCTTTAACATTAAATTCAACTGGTTTGATAATCTTAACAGGTCCAACAGGTTCTGGAAAGACAACTACGCTTTATTCACTTTTACATGCTGCTCAACAAACATTGGACTGTAATATTATTACATTAGAAGACCCTATTGAAAAACAAATTGATACTGGATGTATCCAAGTACAAGTCAATGAAAAAGCCGGGATTACATATGCAGTCGGACTTAAAGCCATTTTAAGACATGATCCTGACATTATCATGGTAGGAGAAATCCGGGATGAAGAAACAGCAAAGGCAGCTATTAGGGCCGGTTTAACTGGACATCTTGTTCTATCAACTATGCATACAAAGGATGCGAGAGGAGCTATATATCGTTTGATGGACCTTGGCATACCAATCAAGGATATCGAACAAACACTGGTTTGTGCTACTGCACAACGACTTGTAAATTTAAAGTGTCCGTACTGTAAAGATGGGTGTTCCCCATATTGTTTGCAATTAAGGAAAGTTAATCGGTTAAGTATATATGAGATGTTATATGGCAGTAATTTACATGGGGTTATAAAAGAAGCAAAAGGTGAAAAAGCAATCTATAACTATCGCACACTCCTTGATTTAAAAAAGAAAGGAATTGCGCTTGGCTATTTATCTGATGAATGTATAGGAGAACACTATGTGGAAGAGTAA
- the comGB gene encoding competence type IV pilus assembly protein ComGB, producing the protein MWKSNRGKWPVKDQAIFLKRLSYLLQKGYTLSTAIEFLKLYQSRNRKDDLELIVLNLKQGTPFFDVLSFLGFSSDALSYIFFAVKHGDLETGLLQAGEFLDKKIAYKNKLVAVMRYPLFLLVFVGILLAIMQDILLQQFISLQESIDDLPQSRIINTAMLLQLDFAQISLAILIFSLFLFTFYWFYFRRKQPIEKQLFLCKLPVLRKITSKYNTYFFSFHLGTLLGSGLSINDALSVFEEQDHLLFFNAESKRIRKFLLEGEQLEKILKVTPYYEDELSTIIIHGQANGLLVNELLDYSQIVIDRLEGSFKLWLRLLQPMVIIFVGLLVILMYLAIMLPLYGMMQTL; encoded by the coding sequence ATGTGGAAGAGTAATCGTGGGAAGTGGCCAGTTAAAGATCAAGCTATTTTTTTAAAACGCTTAAGTTACCTATTGCAAAAGGGGTATACTCTTTCAACAGCTATAGAATTTTTAAAGCTATATCAATCGCGAAATAGGAAGGATGATTTAGAATTAATAGTATTAAATTTAAAACAAGGAACACCTTTTTTCGACGTATTGAGTTTCTTAGGCTTTTCTAGTGATGCGCTCAGTTATATATTCTTCGCAGTAAAGCATGGAGACTTAGAAACCGGTCTATTACAAGCAGGTGAATTCCTTGATAAAAAAATCGCGTATAAAAATAAATTAGTAGCTGTAATGCGTTATCCATTATTTTTATTAGTTTTTGTAGGCATTCTTTTAGCAATAATGCAGGACATTTTATTACAACAATTTATAAGTCTACAAGAGTCTATTGATGATCTTCCTCAGTCTCGAATTATTAATACCGCGATGCTACTTCAATTAGATTTTGCACAGATTTCGCTCGCCATTCTCATTTTTTCTTTATTTTTATTTACCTTTTACTGGTTTTATTTTAGAAGAAAGCAACCAATTGAAAAGCAACTTTTCCTTTGTAAATTACCAGTTCTTCGTAAAATTACTAGCAAATACAACACATACTTTTTTTCTTTTCACCTTGGGACGCTGTTAGGAAGTGGTTTATCTATAAATGATGCACTTTCAGTTTTCGAAGAGCAAGATCATCTATTATTTTTTAATGCGGAATCAAAGAGAATAAGAAAATTTTTACTCGAGGGTGAACAGCTAGAAAAAATCTTAAAAGTTACTCCTTACTATGAAGATGAGCTTTCGACAATTATTATTCATGGTCAGGCTAATGGGCTGCTAGTGAATGAACTATTAGATTATAGCCAAATTGTGATTGACCGATTAGAGGGATCATTTAAATTATGGCTCCGTTTATTACAACCTATGGTTATTATTTTTGTAGGATTACTCGTTATTCTTATGTATTTAGCTATTATGCTGCCCTTATACGGAATGATGCAAACGTTATAA
- the comGC gene encoding competence type IV pilus major pilin ComGC, whose amino-acid sequence MKKQDGFTLVEMMVVLMVISTLLLVTIPNVTKNNTVVKDKGCEALVKLVEAQIQAYEIEKGETITDLQPLVDGNYIKSLKCPNGDELRYIGNEVTSAPPLSEG is encoded by the coding sequence ATGAAGAAACAGGATGGTTTTACATTAGTAGAAATGATGGTTGTACTTATGGTTATTTCAACACTACTGCTCGTTACGATTCCAAATGTGACAAAAAATAATACAGTCGTTAAGGATAAAGGATGTGAAGCGCTAGTAAAGTTAGTTGAGGCACAGATTCAAGCTTATGAGATTGAAAAGGGAGAAACAATAACGGATCTGCAACCTCTTGTGGATGGCAACTATATAAAATCACTTAAATGTCCAAATGGGGATGAACTAAGATATATAGGCAATGAAGTAACTTCTGCACCTCCTCTATCTGAGGGATAA
- the comGD gene encoding competence type IV pilus minor pilin ComGD translates to MKISREKGFTLLETIVVFSLFCIVISITLISLQPLYRQIKIDHFIEQLQTDVLYAKIYSISHHTNVNISFFPTQNKYYVYTGGIQNNIVSRQYSSEIDLQFATLPTIVRFTYNGNIIQSGRMYIKYHGDMYSVVFLFGKGLTYVSKL, encoded by the coding sequence ATGAAAATTAGTCGTGAAAAAGGATTTACTTTACTGGAAACAATCGTTGTTTTTTCTCTATTTTGTATAGTCATTAGCATTACGTTAATTTCTTTACAACCTCTATATCGCCAAATTAAAATTGACCATTTCATTGAACAGCTCCAAACTGATGTTTTATATGCAAAAATATATTCAATAAGTCATCACACCAATGTTAATATATCATTTTTTCCTACTCAAAATAAATATTATGTGTATACCGGTGGTATTCAAAACAATATAGTTAGCAGGCAGTATTCCTCAGAGATAGATTTACAATTTGCTACTTTACCTACAATTGTAAGGTTCACTTATAATGGAAACATCATTCAATCAGGACGTATGTATATTAAATACCATGGAGACATGTACTCAGTAGTGTTTTTATTTGGAAAGGGGCTAACATATGTTAGTAAATTGTAA
- a CDS encoding type II secretion system protein, producing the protein MLVNCKGFSLVEVLVSFALFLMVTSFIVPIFMNVSQERYFLDYKRDALLLLHNEKETYLYDKKVLQAKDLLSGNKQFHFTAERKGNLVELCIFWEAFLSEQGQTCTFVKP; encoded by the coding sequence ATGTTAGTAAATTGTAAGGGTTTCTCCCTTGTAGAAGTGTTGGTTTCGTTTGCTTTGTTTCTCATGGTTACGTCATTTATAGTCCCGATTTTTATGAATGTATCTCAAGAGCGATACTTTCTTGATTATAAAAGAGATGCACTCCTATTGTTGCACAATGAAAAAGAAACATATTTATATGATAAGAAGGTTCTTCAAGCTAAAGACCTACTCAGTGGAAACAAACAATTCCATTTTACAGCAGAGAGAAAGGGAAACCTTGTTGAATTATGTATTTTTTGGGAGGCGTTTTTATCTGAACAAGGCCAAACATGTACATTCGTTAAACCGTAA
- a CDS encoding ComGF family competence protein, translating to MLEFLFSFSIFLLLVTFFPIVIGLMADQKDNSAFEIDIFYEHLRMEIVTAKGLEVNNNTLILIMGDASKVSYELYDSSIRRRVNGAGNEILIQRVDHVSYELVSNGVIISITQDHKAKKKRLSLAPILI from the coding sequence ATGTTAGAATTCCTATTTAGTTTCTCTATTTTTTTATTACTAGTTACTTTCTTTCCGATTGTGATTGGGTTAATGGCAGATCAAAAAGATAACTCAGCATTTGAAATAGATATTTTCTATGAGCATTTGCGGATGGAAATTGTTACAGCAAAAGGACTGGAGGTTAACAATAATACTTTGATATTGATAATGGGGGACGCTAGTAAGGTGAGCTATGAATTATATGATAGCAGTATCCGTAGAAGGGTAAATGGGGCTGGTAATGAAATATTAATACAAAGAGTGGATCATGTTTCATATGAGTTAGTCAGCAACGGGGTTATTATTTCAATTACACAAGATCATAAAGCTAAGAAAAAAAGACTTTCATTGGCTCCAATTCTTATATAA
- the comGG gene encoding competence type IV pilus minor pilin ComGG, which yields MVPQLNQNGMIYPLAIVFSIIIPFFVLSTIDQYKAELLFLEEQEELLQLQSITQLGLIDIVSILDNTPITTTITGNFIYPNGNIMYSLEMYDIDSVIIQAKAITLKKRQNNIITIIRITDKHIEKWVEG from the coding sequence TTGGTTCCGCAACTAAATCAAAATGGGATGATATATCCATTAGCAATTGTGTTTAGTATAATCATTCCATTTTTTGTATTAAGTACAATTGATCAGTATAAAGCCGAATTGCTTTTCTTAGAAGAGCAAGAGGAATTGCTCCAGCTTCAAAGTATTACCCAGTTAGGATTAATTGACATAGTTTCTATACTTGATAACACTCCAATTACAACGACGATTACGGGTAATTTTATTTACCCAAATGGTAATATTATGTACTCGCTTGAAATGTATGATATTGATTCCGTTATTATTCAAGCAAAGGCAATTACTTTAAAAAAAAGACAAAATAATATTATTACAATTATTAGAATTACGGATAAACATATAGAAAAATGGGTAGAAGGATAA
- a CDS encoding YqzE family protein produces MSSNDYIKYMTEQFVKYANSSKEERINQKRIKKSEQGPFLSRMFGIIPLAIMLIVNQRKKK; encoded by the coding sequence ATGTCTTCGAATGATTATATTAAGTATATGACAGAACAATTTGTAAAATATGCAAATAGCTCAAAAGAAGAAAGAATTAATCAAAAGAGAATTAAGAAATCTGAACAAGGTCCATTTTTATCCAGAATGTTCGGAATTATCCCTTTAGCAATTATGTTAATTGTAAATCAAAGAAAGAAAAAATAG
- the moaA gene encoding GTP 3',8-cyclase MoaA, translating to MRLVGVIILTSKTTQLLDTLERPLRDLRISVIDQCNFRCNYCMPAEVFGEDYAFLPQQELLSFDEIDRLTRAFAQLGVEKIRLTGGEPLLRKDLPTLIERLNSIEGINDIALTTNGVHLPKHAVALKKAGLNRVNISLDALNDKLFGSINGRNVQVKAVLKGIEAAQDAGLFIKINMVVKKGMNDDQILPMARFFKEKNITLRFIEFMDVGNTNGWNLEQVVSKKDIVEKIAAEIPVEPIDPNYFGEVASRYRYLDSDAEFGVISSVTDSFCSSCTRARLSADGKLYTCLFAEKGFDLRKLIRDGVTDELLLKSVSHQWTYRKDRYSDERKEHTVNNSKRKSKIEMSYIGG from the coding sequence ATGAGATTAGTAGGAGTGATAATTTTGACCTCTAAAACTACACAATTGCTTGACACTTTAGAACGCCCATTAAGAGATTTAAGAATTTCTGTTATAGATCAATGTAATTTTCGCTGTAATTATTGTATGCCTGCTGAAGTTTTTGGAGAAGATTATGCTTTTCTTCCACAACAGGAATTACTCTCATTTGACGAAATAGATCGACTAACAAGAGCATTTGCGCAATTAGGTGTTGAAAAGATCCGTTTAACAGGTGGAGAACCCCTTCTTCGCAAGGACTTACCAACATTAATCGAAAGGTTAAATTCAATAGAGGGTATAAATGATATTGCGTTAACGACAAACGGAGTGCATCTTCCGAAACATGCTGTTGCCTTGAAAAAAGCGGGATTAAATCGTGTGAATATAAGTCTTGACGCGCTTAACGATAAGCTGTTTGGAAGTATAAATGGTCGAAATGTTCAAGTGAAAGCCGTTTTAAAAGGGATTGAGGCCGCCCAGGATGCTGGTTTGTTTATTAAAATTAATATGGTTGTAAAAAAAGGTATGAATGATGATCAAATCTTGCCTATGGCACGCTTTTTTAAAGAGAAAAACATTACTTTGAGATTCATTGAATTTATGGATGTAGGAAATACCAATGGTTGGAATTTAGAACAAGTAGTTTCAAAAAAGGACATAGTAGAAAAGATAGCTGCAGAAATCCCAGTTGAACCTATTGATCCAAATTACTTTGGTGAGGTTGCTAGTAGATACCGCTATCTTGATTCTGACGCAGAGTTTGGAGTTATTTCATCTGTTACAGATTCCTTCTGTTCTTCTTGTACAAGAGCAAGGCTTTCTGCTGATGGTAAATTATATACATGTTTATTTGCAGAAAAAGGATTTGATCTTCGAAAACTTATCAGAGACGGAGTTACAGATGAACTGCTATTAAAATCAGTTAGTCATCAATGGACATATAGGAAGGATCGTTATTCTGATGAACGTAAAGAACATACGGTAAATAACTCAAAAAGAAAAAGTAAAATTGAAATGTCATATATTGGTGGTTAA
- the tatA gene encoding twin-arginine translocase TatA/TatE family subunit, which translates to MLTNIGIPGLILILLLALIVFGPKKLPEIGKATGQTLREFKNSARELTKDDSVDEKDKIIENKS; encoded by the coding sequence ATGTTAACAAATATTGGTATTCCAGGGTTGATCCTCATTTTACTATTAGCACTTATTGTTTTTGGACCAAAAAAACTACCTGAAATCGGGAAGGCTACTGGTCAAACCTTAAGAGAGTTTAAAAATTCTGCACGCGAATTAACTAAGGATGATTCAGTAGATGAAAAAGATAAAATTATTGAAAATAAAAGCTAA
- a CDS encoding 4Fe-4S dicluster domain-containing protein has translation MKGLSLLRVLIGGFAAYELLNMMKPGSKSALRPPGAVDEDEFLALCVRCGKCNLACPYDSIKMGKEDFGLGLGTPYIDARDIPCMLCADFPCVAVCPTEALSGIEKKEDVKMGIAVINEKTCIAYQGMRCEVCYRVCPLIDEAIMIKYHLRPGDNTHAIFAPVINPEKCVGCGICVQRCVMDNPLPIKIKPREVQELF, from the coding sequence ATGAAAGGACTAAGCCTACTCAGGGTATTAATTGGTGGTTTCGCTGCCTATGAGTTACTTAACATGATGAAACCTGGCAGCAAATCTGCTTTACGTCCCCCAGGAGCTGTAGATGAAGACGAGTTTCTTGCACTATGCGTCCGCTGTGGAAAATGTAATCTAGCATGTCCTTACGATAGTATCAAAATGGGGAAAGAAGATTTTGGTCTTGGATTAGGTACCCCTTATATTGATGCTAGAGATATACCTTGCATGCTTTGTGCTGACTTTCCATGCGTAGCTGTTTGTCCAACTGAGGCTTTATCTGGAATTGAAAAAAAAGAAGATGTCAAAATGGGGATTGCTGTTATAAATGAGAAAACGTGTATTGCATATCAGGGTATGCGTTGCGAAGTTTGTTATCGAGTATGTCCACTTATTGATGAAGCGATTATGATTAAATACCATTTAAGGCCAGGTGACAATACTCATGCTATATTTGCACCGGTAATAAATCCGGAAAAATGCGTAGGATGTGGAATCTGTGTGCAACGTTGCGTAATGGACAACCCTCTGCCTATAAAGATAAAGCCTCGTGAGGTTCAGGAACTATTTTAG
- the napA gene encoding nitrate reductase catalytic subunit NapA, with protein MNLTRRSLLKATAISAALAAAGCSSKKSNAPAPEEEIAVQQVESIEPEEWKSTVCRFCGTGCGVLVGTKNGKVVAAKGDPDNRSSRGLNCIKGYYVAKILFGKDRLTKPLIREDNSKKGTMEGFREASWEEALEIVSKKLKENWEKDPKSIAFWGSGQQTIMDGYVSVKFWKAGLLNNNIDPNARLCMASAVVGFMTTFQSDEPMGSYKDLDLADVFVTWGANMGEMHPVLYSRLTARKLSGTNVKHYDLTTRESRTSETADKLMVFKPQSDLAIANAIINYLIQNEKYDKKFVETHCQFKAGTENLGHSLKDDYDVTEPGASSGKAWTITFDELKEKVSYYTLEKAEEISGVPAADIEALAMEFADPSKKVMSLWTMGVNQHTRGTWMNNLIYDIHLLTGKISKPGSGPFSLTGQPSACGTAREVGVFSHRLPADMTVDNPDHRRYTELVWKVPEGYLDAIEKPGFHTIKMFRELGKGNVKFLWSMSNNWGQTLPKLNRFRGNDPDGKGVLDAFIVVSEVYPTRSTELANVVFPAAMWVEREGQFGNAERRTSIFEKCAEPPGEAKWDIWALIQVAKRVLDGKKIGDQDAFDTLFGFIWDKEKNDLIADQHEVNSRLWAEYRSFTNPHESDNPKIQELGKKLKLKAKQMAPYEEYFKQHGICWPVREVNGQWIETNWRYAHGKQEEGFDQYGVEEFGEVGKYDNIDFYKSADHKPTVFFRPFEDAAEIPDEEYPLWLNTGRVLEHWHSGSMTRRVPELHRAVPEALCEIHPDTAAELGVKEGDWVKVVSRRGECKIKATMQGRGKPPKNMVYVPFFAEETLINLVTLDAYCPLSKQPDYKKCAVKIVKA; from the coding sequence ATGAATTTAACAAGACGAAGTTTGCTAAAAGCAACAGCCATTTCTGCAGCGCTTGCTGCCGCTGGATGTTCTTCTAAAAAATCCAATGCACCGGCACCAGAAGAAGAAATAGCAGTACAACAGGTAGAGAGTATTGAACCGGAAGAATGGAAAAGTACAGTATGTCGTTTTTGTGGTACAGGGTGTGGAGTTCTTGTTGGAACGAAAAATGGGAAAGTTGTTGCTGCTAAAGGCGATCCAGATAACCGGTCAAGTCGTGGGTTAAATTGTATTAAAGGTTACTATGTTGCTAAAATCCTATTTGGAAAAGACCGTCTAACAAAACCGTTAATTCGTGAAGATAATAGTAAAAAAGGAACGATGGAAGGATTTCGCGAAGCTTCATGGGAGGAAGCTCTAGAAATAGTATCGAAAAAGCTGAAAGAAAACTGGGAAAAGGATCCAAAGTCCATTGCATTCTGGGGTTCAGGACAACAAACAATAATGGATGGCTATGTTTCTGTTAAGTTTTGGAAAGCAGGTCTGTTGAATAATAATATTGATCCAAATGCGCGTTTATGTATGGCCAGTGCAGTTGTAGGTTTTATGACTACATTCCAATCTGACGAACCAATGGGATCCTATAAAGATTTAGACTTAGCAGATGTATTTGTTACTTGGGGAGCAAATATGGGAGAGATGCATCCAGTTTTATACTCTCGCTTAACAGCGCGTAAATTAAGCGGAACAAATGTTAAGCATTACGATTTAACAACACGTGAATCACGGACAAGTGAAACTGCTGACAAGTTAATGGTGTTTAAACCTCAAAGTGACTTGGCGATTGCGAATGCAATTATCAATTATTTAATCCAAAATGAAAAATATGATAAAAAGTTCGTTGAAACACATTGTCAATTTAAGGCTGGTACCGAGAACTTAGGACACTCATTAAAAGATGACTATGATGTAACAGAACCCGGTGCATCTTCTGGTAAAGCCTGGACCATTACCTTTGATGAGTTAAAAGAAAAGGTTAGCTACTATACACTAGAAAAGGCAGAAGAGATTTCTGGTGTTCCAGCGGCCGATATTGAAGCTTTAGCAATGGAATTTGCAGATCCAAGTAAGAAAGTTATGTCCCTCTGGACTATGGGTGTTAACCAGCATACCCGCGGTACTTGGATGAATAATCTTATATACGATATTCACCTATTAACCGGGAAGATCAGTAAACCCGGAAGCGGTCCATTCTCGTTAACAGGTCAGCCAAGTGCATGTGGTACTGCGCGTGAGGTTGGCGTATTTAGTCACCGCTTGCCAGCCGATATGACAGTGGATAACCCGGATCATCGCCGTTATACAGAATTAGTATGGAAGGTGCCAGAAGGCTATTTAGATGCGATTGAAAAACCTGGTTTCCATACGATTAAAATGTTCCGTGAGCTAGGGAAAGGCAATGTTAAGTTCCTCTGGAGTATGTCTAATAACTGGGGTCAAACATTACCGAAATTAAATCGTTTCCGTGGCAATGATCCAGACGGAAAAGGTGTCCTTGATGCATTTATCGTTGTCTCGGAAGTTTATCCAACTAGGTCAACTGAATTAGCTAACGTTGTTTTCCCAGCTGCAATGTGGGTTGAACGGGAAGGTCAATTTGGAAATGCTGAACGACGGACAAGTATTTTTGAGAAATGTGCAGAGCCACCAGGTGAAGCCAAGTGGGATATTTGGGCACTTATTCAAGTAGCAAAACGGGTGTTAGATGGTAAGAAAATTGGTGATCAAGATGCATTTGATACTTTATTTGGGTTCATTTGGGATAAAGAAAAGAATGATTTAATTGCTGATCAGCACGAAGTAAATAGCAGATTATGGGCTGAGTATCGTTCATTTACAAACCCACATGAAAGTGATAATCCAAAGATTCAAGAATTAGGCAAAAAGTTAAAGTTAAAGGCTAAACAAATGGCACCATATGAGGAGTATTTCAAGCAACATGGAATTTGCTGGCCTGTTCGTGAAGTAAATGGTCAATGGATTGAAACTAACTGGCGCTATGCACATGGTAAACAAGAAGAAGGTTTTGACCAATATGGTGTAGAGGAGTTTGGTGAAGTAGGGAAATACGATAACATTGATTTCTATAAATCAGCTGATCACAAGCCAACTGTATTTTTCCGTCCTTTTGAGGATGCAGCTGAAATTCCTGATGAAGAGTATCCATTGTGGTTAAATACAGGCCGTGTGTTAGAACATTGGCACAGTGGTTCCATGACACGTCGTGTTCCAGAATTACACAGAGCTGTTCCTGAGGCACTTTGTGAAATCCATCCTGACACTGCTGCTGAATTAGGTGTTAAAGAAGGCGATTGGGTGAAAGTAGTTTCTAGGCGCGGTGAATGCAAGATAAAAGCAACTATGCAAGGCCGAGGAAAACCGCCTAAGAATATGGTATATGTCCCATTTTTTGCGGAAGAAACTTTAATTAATTTAGTCACACTAGATGCTTATTGTCCGCTATCAAAGCAGCCAGATTATAAAAAATGTGCTGTTAAAATTGTAAAGGCGTAG
- a CDS encoding nitrate reductase cytochrome c-type subunit, with the protein MRGKELLYVLAFLLVIITAVGCSQTGTSEDAAPEEVPATEKPQAVTAETVPQLDTEGREQSSTMVLLNAPPTMPNDHGSFWNGELRQESCLVCHATPETGAPQPTADHYYNSEPGGEIFRDSCIQCHATQNDTKPAFNAQ; encoded by the coding sequence GTGAGAGGAAAAGAGTTACTTTATGTTCTTGCTTTTCTACTTGTAATAATCACTGCAGTTGGGTGTTCACAGACTGGAACTTCTGAAGATGCTGCACCCGAAGAGGTTCCTGCTACAGAAAAGCCACAAGCAGTAACAGCTGAAACAGTACCACAACTTGACACAGAAGGACGTGAACAATCATCCACAATGGTTTTATTAAATGCACCACCAACTATGCCAAATGATCACGGTTCTTTTTGGAATGGAGAATTGAGACAAGAAAGCTGTTTAGTATGTCATGCAACACCTGAAACTGGGGCACCGCAGCCAACAGCAGATCATTACTACAATAGTGAACCAGGTGGAGAAATATTCCGCGATTCTTGTATCCAATGCCATGCAACACAAAATGATACAAAGCCAGCATTTAATGCCCAATAG
- a CDS encoding chaperone NapD translates to MMISGILISTKKGLADKVAIEVEKITGVEVHQVVDNNKIVITLEQKSIEKSYKTGKRLEKVPGVLGVNVVYYNCEEAEEVLAAKVCS, encoded by the coding sequence ATGATGATTTCAGGCATCTTAATTTCAACTAAAAAAGGTCTTGCGGACAAGGTTGCGATTGAAGTAGAAAAAATAACCGGTGTAGAGGTGCACCAGGTTGTAGATAATAATAAAATTGTGATTACACTAGAGCAGAAGTCTATTGAGAAAAGCTATAAAACTGGTAAAAGGCTTGAAAAAGTACCGGGTGTTTTGGGTGTGAATGTTGTATACTACAACTGTGAGGAAGCCGAAGAAGTATTAGCAGCTAAGGTTTGTTCCTAG
- a CDS encoding 4Fe-4S dicluster domain-containing protein: MNDRLNRREFLMGNFKSVLGLFGQMILPTFDQERTFIRPPGAQDELVFLTSCTRCGICNDVCPVSTIQLFNIESGAKLAGTPFLNPNEIACTFCYECVYNCPTDALVMSEINKTPSIGLAKVISTNCVAFKDVMCDYCIRCCPEPGALSLESGKPMVDQNLCTGCGQCVVSCIQPKSKGLYIKAISHNH, translated from the coding sequence ATGAATGATCGATTAAACCGAAGAGAGTTTTTAATGGGGAATTTTAAGTCAGTACTGGGTCTCTTCGGACAAATGATCTTACCAACTTTCGACCAAGAGCGGACATTTATCCGTCCGCCTGGAGCCCAAGACGAATTAGTGTTTCTTACTTCTTGCACTAGATGTGGGATCTGCAATGATGTTTGTCCCGTTTCAACAATTCAGTTATTTAATATTGAAAGTGGTGCCAAATTAGCGGGAACGCCATTTTTAAATCCTAATGAAATAGCTTGTACTTTCTGCTACGAATGTGTGTATAATTGTCCAACAGACGCACTAGTGATGTCGGAAATAAACAAAACACCATCAATTGGTTTAGCTAAAGTTATTAGCACAAATTGTGTAGCGTTTAAGGATGTAATGTGCGATTATTGTATAAGGTGTTGCCCAGAACCGGGTGCGCTGTCATTAGAAAGTGGAAAACCTATGGTTGATCAAAATTTGTGCACCGGTTGCGGTCAATGTGTTGTATCATGTATTCAACCCAAATCTAAAGGTTTGTATATTAAAGCAATAAGTCATAATCATTAA